Proteins encoded within one genomic window of Calonectris borealis chromosome 1, bCalBor7.hap1.2, whole genome shotgun sequence:
- the CCDC71L gene encoding coiled-coil domain-containing protein 71L, producing the protein MTRSRKQAALERGAGKMNQEAGSAAAAAAEARAAAAAGAAGGGAAPAAWGLEGEAEKVVYSRSQVSFAGTKALGDALKLFMPKSTEFMSSDSELWNFLCSLKHEFSPVILRSKDVYGYASCRAVVPDPPPPSAERPRRRAGKRRLPAAAAKRRAAAAGGSAKRRRRRRGRRRGRGRQRQAAAAPAADGPRGRGEAEEVAALGPPGEEADSERGSPAEGAAWESFGGKSLEEIWKAATPRLTTFPTIRVRGSVWSRRSLAAARRRAQRILGVDLSPVVRVRRFPVAPS; encoded by the coding sequence ATGACCCGCAGTAGGAAGCAGGCGGCGCTGGAGAGAGGAGCCGGGAAGATGAACCAAGAGGCGGGGAGCGCCGCGGCAGCGGCCGCGGaagcccgggcggcggcggcagcgggggcagccggcggcggagcggcgcccGCCGCCTGGGGGCTGGAAGGGGAGGCGGAGAAAGTTGTGTACTCGCGCTCGCAGGTCTCCTTCGCCGGCACCAAGGCGCTGGGCGACGCCCTCAAGCTCTTCATGCCCAAGTCCACGGAGTTCATGAGCTCCGACTCGGAGCTGTGGAACTTCCTCTGCAGCCTCAAGCACGAGTTCTCCCCGGTCATCCTCCGCAGCAAGGACGTCTACGGATACGCCTCCTGCCGCGCCGTCGTCCCCGACCCGCCGCCGCCCTCggcggagcggccccgccgccgcgccggcaaGCGGCGCCTCCCGGCCGCCGCTGCCAAGCGCCGAGCCGCGGCGGCGGGTGGCAGCGCCaagcggcggaggcggcggcggggccgcaggAGAGGACGGGGGAGGCAGCGGCAAGCGGCCGCGGCACCGGCGGCCGACGGCCCCCGCGGCcggggggaggcggaggaggtGGCGGCGTTGGGGCCGCCGGGCGAGGAGGCGGACAGCGAGAGGGGCAGCCCGGCGGAGGGGGCCGCCTGGGAGTCCTTCGGCGGCAAGTCGTTGGAGGAGATCTGGAAGGCGGCCACCCCCCGCCTCACCACCTTCCCCACCATCCGGGTGCGGGGCAGCGTCTGGAGCCGGCGGAgcctggcggcggcgcggcgccgggcgcAGCGGATCCTCGGCGTGGACCTGTCTCCCGTGGTGCGGGTGCGCCGCTTCCCCGTGGCGCCGTCCTGA